The Deinobacterium chartae sequence ATCACGATCAGCACCACGCCCGAAAGACTGATGAGGATACCGGTCCAGCCCAGCACCGAGAGCCGCTCGCCCATAAACGCCGTCGCCAGCAGCGCGGTGAACACCGGACCGGCCGCGATGATCAGACTGGCCGTTCCGGCCGGCACGCTGAGCTCCCCGAAGTTCAACGCCAGATGGTAGACCGTGATGCCCAGCAGCGAAATGCCAAAGGTGCGCAGCATGTCGCGCGGGGCCAGCGGACGGATACGTGCGACCAGTGCGTACACCGCCAACACCGCGCTGGCCACCAGAAACCGGTACAGGGTCAGGTGCTCGGGGCTGAACGCCTCGAGGCCCGCCTTGATCCCGGCGAACGACGAAGCCCAGAACACGATGGTGATGGCAATGGCGCCAAAGCTCAGCAGGTCCATGACCTTCAACATATCCCCGCTGCGCACACACCCCGCCACAACACCTAGACGGTGGCCTGATCCGCCGTTGAAAGCACGCGGCTTTGCGCTGGCTCGAGGAACCCGGCTCGGGGTTCAGCGCTTCTTGCTCCCCGCCAGCCTACGCTGAGAGCGGCCTGCACGGGGCCGGTCCGGCAAGCCGAGGGCCGCCGCCGCGTTCTTCACGGTAAAGCCCGGTTGAGGCGATTATCATCGGGAGGTTTTGCGCGCCCTCATATACTCCAGGAAGCGCCGGTCCGCGCAGGCGGAGGATTCATGATCGTCGCACGCGAGAGGACGCAGATCCCGCCCCAGCCTCCTCGAGGCTTCACCGATCAGACCCGCGCCCTAGCTGCCAGATGCAATGCTCGCAACGGCCAAGACTGCCCGGCTCGGCCGGTACGGCGAACGTCGGGCAGCCTCTGTTCAGAACACCGCAGGAAATTGTCAAAGCTCTCACGAACTTCTGGCGTAGCTTAAATTAGAGAGGGAGGAACATCATGGATAAGAACGTCGGTCAAACCGAACGCATGATCTCGGTCGCAGGAGGCAGCGCGCTGGCGCTGATGGGCCTGCGCCGCCGTGGGCTGGGCGGCCTGCTGCTGGCCACCATCGGCGGTTTCCTGATCTACCGCGGCAGCACCGGTAGCTGCCCGGCCTACAGCGCCCTGGGCATGAACACCTCCGAGGGCAACGCGGGCGCCACCGAGTACAAGTCGGTGTTCGTCGAAGAGATGGTCGTGGTCGAGAAGTCCCCGGAAGAGATCTACCGCTTCTGGCGCAACTTCGAGAACCTCCCCAAGATCATGAGTCACCTCGAGTCGGTAACCACCAGCGGCGAGCGCGAGTCGCACTGGGTCGCCAAGGGTCCGCTGGGCACCCACGTCGAATGGGACGCCGAGCTGGTCTACGACAAGGAAAACGAGCGCCTGGGCTGGCGCTCGAAGGCCGGAGCCGACGTGGACAACGCGGGCTCGGTGCAGTTCGAGGCCATGCCGGGCGGCAAGACCACCCGCGTGCACGTCTCGCTCTCGTACCGTCCCCCGGCCGGCAAGCTGGGCGCGGCCGTTGCCAAGCTGCTGGGCGAGGAGCCCTCGCTGCAGATCCGTGACGACCTGCAGCGCTTCAAGAAGAGCATGGAGTCCGGCGCCCTGAGCTGAGCGCACCCGGATCTGACCGGAGCGGGCAGCAGGAACGTTCCTGCTGCCCGCTCCGACTTTTTCCCCGCAGCCACCGGGTTGCTATGCTGGGGGACATGACTGTACCTCCTCCCGCACAGGCG is a genomic window containing:
- a CDS encoding SRPBCC family protein — protein: MDKNVGQTERMISVAGGSALALMGLRRRGLGGLLLATIGGFLIYRGSTGSCPAYSALGMNTSEGNAGATEYKSVFVEEMVVVEKSPEEIYRFWRNFENLPKIMSHLESVTTSGERESHWVAKGPLGTHVEWDAELVYDKENERLGWRSKAGADVDNAGSVQFEAMPGGKTTRVHVSLSYRPPAGKLGAAVAKLLGEEPSLQIRDDLQRFKKSMESGALS